A portion of the Oreochromis niloticus isolate F11D_XX linkage group LG10, O_niloticus_UMD_NMBU, whole genome shotgun sequence genome contains these proteins:
- the prdx5 gene encoding peroxiredoxin-5, mitochondrial gives MFPITSAVLRSSRALQSARLLHITPTTKMPIQVGEQLPAVEVQEGEPGNKVAMDQLFKGKKGVLFAVPGAFTPGCSKTHLPGFVQQAAELKNKGIQEIACISVNDAFVMAAWGKEHGADGKVRMLADPTGAFTKAVDLLLDNDQIVQVLGNKRSKRYSMLVEDGVVKKLNVEPDGTGLTCSLASSILPEL, from the exons ATGTTCCCCATCACATCCGCTGTACTCAGAAGTTCCCGTGCCCTCCAGAGCGCCAGACTACTGCACATTACTCCTACAACCAAAATGCCGATTCAG GTGGGTGAACAGCTTCCTGCAGTGGAGGTCCAGGAGGGGGAGCCAGGGAATAAGGTGGCTATGGATCAACTGTTTAAGGGGAAGAAAGGAGTCCTCTTTGCTGTACCTGGAGCATTTACACCTGGCTGTTCCAAA actCACCTCCCAGGTTTTGTGCAGCAGGCTGCAgaactgaagaataaaggtaTACAGGAAATAGCATGCATCTCTGTCAACGATGCATTTGTCATGGCTGCATGGGGAAAAGAGCATGGAGCTGATGGAAAG gtgcGGATGCTGGCTGATCCCACTGGAGCATTCACAAAG GCAGTTGACCTGTTACTTGACAATGATCAAATCGTGCAGGTACTTGGGAATAAGCGATCCAAGAG ATATTCTATGTTGGTGGAAGACGGAGTTGTAAAGAAGCTCAATGTGGAGCCAGATGGCACCGGGCTGACCTGCAGCCTGGCTTCCAGCATTTTGCCAGAGCTCTAG
- the LOC109203826 gene encoding uncharacterized protein LOC109203826, which yields MARRGPRLIDSHLDFAAGRLDYVVERPAEEGLPEVIWILDDSLQSTTSSGEAQDTDTQRISEGEYGEYFSPLSPSPSSGEAQDTDTQRISEGEYGEYFSPLSPSPSSGEAQDTDTQRISEGEYGEYFCPLSRSPSFHEAPYADDGEQEGEYPPYLPVDDEEVSEDTDNSSDWNDSEEWGDWSSGDSGYDTMDERDDSPLIREHPPEPFWHNWQHAIAPGAAPIAMPPFGQANAPLFPRIVAPVGDLPAAPPSAVPSAAPSSPALSSASSAVPSAASSSAALSSASSAVPSAASSSAALSSASSAVPSAASSSAALSSASSAAPSAALSAAPSSEKRSRDDICTEEVSAKRCKVSDQFDAPSTSSGSFGVRRFWERPFNLLLDDSDSD from the exons ATGGCTCGCCGTGGACCCCGACTCATCGACAGCCACCTGGACTTCGCTGCAG GGCGTCTTGACTATGTGGTTGAACGCCCTGCAGAAGAAGGCCTTCCCGAAGTCATCTGGATCCTGGATGACAGTCTCCAGAGCACCACCTCTTCTGGTGAAGCTCAGGACACTGATACCCAGCGTATCAGTGAAGGTGAGTATGGTGAgtatttttcccctctctcaccCTCCCCCTCTTCTGGTGAAGCACAGGACACTGATACCCAGCGTATCAGTGAAGGTGAGTATGGTGAgtatttttcccctctctcaccCTCCCCCTCTTCTGGTGAAGCACAGGACACTGATACCCAGCGTATCAGTGAAGGTGAGTATGGTGAGTATTTTTGCCCTCTCTCACGCTCCCCCTCTTTTCATGAAGCACCATATGCTGATGACGGTGAAcaggaaggtgagtaccccccctATCTACCTGTAGATGATGAAGAGGTGAGTGAAGACACTGACAATTCATCTGACTGGAACGACTCAGAAGAGTGGGGGGATTGGTCTAGCGGTGATTCGGGGTACGACACCATGGATGAGAGAGATGATTCCCCTCTCATCCGGGAGCACCCTCCAGAGCCGTTTTGGCACAATTGGCAACATGCTATTGCTCCAGGTGCTGCCCCCATCGCCATGCCGCCTTTTGGCCAGGCCAACGCCCCACTCTTCCCTCGAATTGTTGCCCCAGTTGGTGATCTGCCAGCTGCTCCTCCCTCTGCTGTtccctctgctgctccttcctcacCTGCTCTCTcatctgcttcctctgctgttcCCTCTGCTGCTTCTTCCTCAGCTGCTCTCTcatctgcttcctctgctgttcCCTCTGCTGCTTCTTCCTCAGCTGCTCTCTcatctgcttcctctgctgttcCCTCTGCTGCTTCTTCCTCAGCTGCTCTCTCATCTGCTTCCTCAGCTGCTCCCTctgctgctctctctgctgctccttcctcagaaaagagaagcagagacGACATCTGCACCGAAGAGGTAAGTGCAAAGAGGTGCAAGGTAAGTGACCAGTTTGATGCCCCTTCAACATCCTCAGGTAGTTTTGGAGTCAGACGTTTCTGGGAGAGGCCTTTTAACCTTTTGCTTGATGACAGTGACTctgattag
- the esrra gene encoding steroid hormone receptor ERR1, whose translation MSSRERRSDVYIKAEPSSPEGGGGGRTSPGGASSDSSQSGGGATRGDNVKRYSPPLYTPALRCHFKDEGGDGAEEGSAGNGAGRCKYALSTLPKRLCLVCGDVASGYHYGVASCEACKAFFKRTIQGNIEYSCPASNECEITKRRRKACQACRFTKCLKVGMLKEGVRLDRVRGGRQKYKRRPEVENATYQSAPLPLTKESEKNSSNIIVSHLLVAEPEKLFAMPDPLQPDTAQRTLTTLCDLADRELVVIIGWAKHIPGFLSLSLADQMSVLQSVWLEVLVLGVAYRSLGCEDEVVFAEDFVLDEEMSRAAGLTELNAAISQLARRFRALNVDREEFVMLKAIALTNSDSVYIEDMEAVQKLRDLLHQALLEMECQRRPDDPQRAGRLLLTLPLLRQTAGRALTTFYSIKTRGGVPMHKLFLEMLEAMMDSP comes from the exons ATGTCTTCCCGTGAGCGTCGGTCAGATGTCTACATAAAGGCAGAACCAAGTAGTCCAGAGGGAGGCGGGGGAGGTCGGACCAGCCCTGGCGGGGCCTCCTCAGATTCTTCTCAAAGCGGAGGCGGAGCGACCCGAGGAGACAACGTTAAACGTTACTCCCCGCCACTGTACACACCAGCTCTGCGTTGCCATTTCAAGGACGAGGGTGGCGATGGGGCAGAGGAGGGCTCCGCTGGAAATGGGGCAGGTCGATGCAAGTACGCCCTGAGCACGCTTCCCAAGAGGCTGTGTCTAGTTTGCGGGGATGTGGCTTCAGGTTACCATTATGGTGTAGCGTCGTGTGAGGCCTGCAAAGCATTCTTCAAGAGAACCATTCAAG GTAACATTGAATACAGCTGTCCAGCATCAAATGAGTGTGAAATCACTAAAAGGCGCAGAAAGGCTTGCCAGGCATGCCGCTTCACCAAGTGCCTGAAAGTAGGCATGCTTAAAGAGG GAGTTCGTCTGGACAGGGTCAGGGGTGGAAGGCAGAAGTACAAAAGACGCCCAGAAGTGGAGAATGCAACATACCAGAGTGCTCCTCTACCGCTGACAAAGGAGAGCGAAAAAA ATTCCTCCAACATCATCGTGTCCCACCTTCTAGTAGCAGAGCCAGAAAAGTTATTTGCcatgcctgaccctctgcagccGGACACGGCCCAGCGTACGCTCACCACCCTTTGTGACCTGGCTGACCGTGAGCTGGTTGTGATCATCGGCTGGGCCAAACACATTCCCG GCTTcttgtctctgtctctggcagACCAGATGTCAGTGTTGCAGTCAGTGTGGCTGGAGGTGCTCGTGCTGGGCGTAGCGTACCGCTCGCTCGGCTGTGAGGACGAGGTGGTGTTCGCAGAGGACTTTGTCCTTGACGAGGAGATGTCACGTGCGGCCGGACTGACAGAGCTTAATGCAGCTATTAGTCAGCTCGCTCGCCGATTCCGTGCACTTAACGTGGACCGGGAGGAATTTGTCATGCTAAAAGCCATCGCACTCACCAACTCAG ACTCTGTTTACATCGAGGACATGGAGGCCGTGCAGAAGCTGCGGGACCTCCTCCACCAGGCCCTGCTGGAGATGGAATGTCAGCGGCGCCCAGACGACCCCCAGCGGGCAGGACGTCTTCTTTTGACGTTGCCTCTCCTCCGACAGACTGCTGGCCGTGCTCTGACCACATTCTACAGCATCAAGACCCGTGGTGGGGTGCCCATGCACAAACTATTCCTGGAGATGCTGGAAGCCATGATGGACTCCCCCTAG
- the banf1 gene encoding barrier-to-autointegration factor, which translates to MSSTSQKHKDFVAEPMGEKPVMALAGIGEVLGKRLEDKGFDKAYVVLGQFLVLKKDEELFRDWLKDTCGANVKQQGDCYGCLKEWCDAFL; encoded by the exons ATGTCATCGACATCCCAAAAACATAAAGACTTTGTGGCCGAGCCCATGGGAGAGAAGCCTGTGATGGCTCTGGCAGGCATCGGAGAAGTCCTTGGCAAAAGACTGGAGGATAAGGGTTTCGACAAG GCATATGTCGTCCTTGGACAGTTTCTAGTGCTAAAGAAAGACGAGGAGCTTTTCCGAGACTGGCTGAAGGACACTTGCGGGGCAAATGTCAAACAACAAGGTGACTGCTATGGCTGTCTTAAGGAATGGTGCGATGCCTTCCTATAA